A genomic stretch from Hemicordylus capensis ecotype Gifberg chromosome 5, rHemCap1.1.pri, whole genome shotgun sequence includes:
- the ASCL4 gene encoding achaete-scute homolog 4, producing MGSNKDDGLLNRISFSGPASLGSSLTSPHGLPLHEPFGVPIHFDPTYWDPQAYNRYSGRFSYLPFPGYVGVYDYSFEPAFIRKRNERERQRVRCVNEGYARLRDHLPKELADKRLSKVETLKAAITYIKHLQNLLDYCPLGTAVKTTDPPTPETTAASGLSLRRECNSDGESKTSLASSPYSEFEEVCS from the coding sequence ATGGGAAGTAACAAAGATGATGGGCTATTGAACAGGATCTCTTTCTCAGGACCAGCTTCCCTTGGGAGCAGCCTCACAAGTCCTCATGGGTTACCACTCCATGAGCCATTTGGCGTTCCAATCCACTTTGATCCAACATACTGGGACCCCCAAGCCTACAATAGATACTCAGGAAGGTTCTCCTATCTACCCTTTCCTGGCTACGTAGGAGTCTATGACTATTCTTTTGAGCCTGCCTTCATTCGGAAGAGGAACGAGAGGGAGAGGCAACGGGTTCGTTGTGTGAATGAGGGCTATGCGCGCCTCCGAGACCATCTTCCCAAGGAGCTGGCTGACAAGCGCCTCAGCAAGGTGGAGACCCTGAAAGCTGCCATTACTTATATCAAACACCTTCAAAATTTGCTGGACTATTGTCCTTTAGGGACAGCTGTGAAGACAACTGATCCTCCAACTCCTGAGACTACAGCTGCTTCTGGGCTTAGTTTAAGGAGGGAATGTAACAGTGATGGAGAATCTAAGACCTCATTAGCTTCATCCCCTTACAGCGAATTTGAGGAAGTTTGCAGTTAA